The Lactobacillus sp. CBA3605 genome contains a region encoding:
- a CDS encoding SpaA isopeptide-forming pilin-related protein → MRTKVYLALLGLLTVMLVVLATGQVAKAASITTTGLAGTDAQVTDRYGTVVKDPSTLSKWENYSIQYQWAIPDGESLAAGDTAPVTLPNGAVAASDLNFPLTDADGTTIGTFVIKAGETTGTITFNDELATKTIDRHGTLNFYAKGTAAGDTHFGWQLNKIGWIGSYDEQGKPSQLTWNVAFNPTGANLGTVVVTDTLGPNQTFLPTTVSAMAGQYDSAGSFISSGEPLTPQVIYQGNQVKFIFSNVTTAVNMVYNTQLENVTTNSNSWTNTASMQGTTVSGHVSWGGAGTGSGQGDGDDDEDATGSVVLNKKDATTGAVLPGASYDLRASDGTVIASDIQTNAKGKVFVDDLNPGTYSFVETKAPTGYDLNQTPIRFEITAGDLSTPVQVTQKDVERPTTGAVILTKTDATSGEKLAGATYDLQNQAGTVLKSGLTTDAQGQLEITGLSPADYMLVETQAPIGYDLSTTPLVFKIVAGQTAAVTVTAKDVKQLTEPSKPEVPGEPEEPGTPLEPGEPALPVVPGEPSEPEAPIKPGESETPVEPGLPMVPKEPVVPGEPVTPKEPSLPGTTTPKPTVPSVTLPGQPSTTVTVQDNTPVTTKPVKLPQTAEASHQVVWVMAIGLLLLFSLIGFGRWLVRRY, encoded by the coding sequence ATGCGAACGAAGGTTTATTTAGCTTTATTGGGATTATTAACAGTCATGTTAGTCGTTTTAGCAACAGGCCAGGTTGCAAAAGCGGCCTCCATCACGACGACTGGTTTGGCTGGCACGGACGCACAAGTCACGGACCGTTATGGCACAGTTGTGAAAGATCCCAGTACGTTAAGCAAATGGGAAAACTATAGTATTCAGTATCAATGGGCGATTCCGGATGGAGAGTCGCTAGCAGCTGGTGATACGGCGCCAGTCACGTTACCTAACGGGGCAGTCGCCGCATCTGATTTGAATTTTCCATTGACAGATGCCGATGGCACGACGATTGGGACGTTTGTCATTAAGGCCGGTGAAACGACTGGGACCATCACATTTAATGATGAGTTAGCTACGAAAACGATTGATCGGCACGGTACTTTAAACTTTTATGCGAAAGGAACAGCTGCTGGTGATACTCATTTTGGTTGGCAGCTTAACAAAATCGGTTGGATTGGCAGTTATGATGAACAAGGCAAGCCATCACAACTGACTTGGAATGTCGCATTCAATCCCACCGGAGCTAACTTGGGGACGGTTGTGGTAACAGATACATTAGGACCCAATCAGACCTTTTTGCCGACAACTGTTTCAGCAATGGCTGGTCAATATGATTCAGCCGGCTCATTTATTAGTAGTGGTGAGCCGTTGACGCCCCAAGTGATTTATCAAGGGAATCAAGTGAAATTTATTTTTAGTAATGTCACGACGGCGGTCAATATGGTTTATAATACGCAGCTGGAAAATGTCACGACTAATAGTAATTCATGGACCAATACCGCTAGCATGCAAGGGACAACTGTCAGCGGTCATGTCAGTTGGGGCGGTGCTGGAACTGGGTCCGGTCAAGGCGATGGTGACGATGACGAAGATGCAACTGGGTCAGTTGTTTTGAATAAAAAAGATGCGACAACTGGCGCAGTACTTCCTGGCGCAAGCTATGACTTGCGTGCCAGTGATGGGACCGTAATTGCTAGCGATATTCAGACGAACGCTAAAGGAAAGGTGTTTGTTGATGATCTGAATCCTGGTACCTATAGCTTTGTTGAGACCAAAGCGCCGACTGGTTATGATTTAAATCAGACGCCGATTAGGTTTGAAATTACAGCAGGTGACTTGAGTACGCCAGTCCAAGTCACACAAAAAGATGTTGAACGTCCGACGACAGGAGCGGTTATTTTAACTAAAACTGATGCCACTTCAGGTGAAAAGTTAGCTGGGGCGACTTATGACCTTCAAAATCAAGCCGGTACTGTGCTTAAAAGTGGTTTGACAACGGATGCGCAAGGCCAACTTGAAATTACGGGGCTTAGTCCAGCTGACTACATGTTAGTTGAGACCCAAGCGCCAATTGGTTATGACTTAAGTACAACACCACTTGTGTTTAAGATTGTAGCGGGTCAAACGGCGGCCGTGACGGTAACGGCTAAGGATGTTAAGCAATTGACAGAACCAAGCAAACCGGAAGTACCAGGTGAACCTGAGGAACCTGGCACACCGCTTGAGCCTGGCGAACCGGCACTTCCAGTCGTACCAGGCGAACCAAGTGAACCAGAAGCGCCGATTAAACCGGGAGAATCTGAAACTCCGGTAGAACCAGGATTGCCAATGGTACCCAAAGAGCCAGTCGTACCAGGTGAACCGGTAACCCCAAAGGAACCAAGCTTACCTGGGACAACGACGCCTAAGCCGACGGTTCCAAGTGTGACATTGCCGGGGCAACCAAGTACCACGGTAACAGTGCAAGACAATACGCCGGTAACAACTAAGCCGGTCAAATTACCACAAACGGCTGAAGCAAGTCACCAAGTTGTTTGGGTTATGGCAATCGGATTACTGTTATTGTTTAGCTTGATTGGATTTGGTCGTTGGTTGGTACGTCGTTATTGA
- a CDS encoding GNAT family N-acetyltransferase, whose protein sequence is MEIKMSNQTTSQVYADALMIRRAVFIAEQKITPALELDTVTPATWHYVLYNDAGQAVATARMTPVTDQQLHIQRVATLKAARGHGYAQAILQRMMMDGRQQGAQRLVLGAQVSAQSFYAQLGFEPQGAPFVEAGLAHQTMILAL, encoded by the coding sequence ATGGAAATTAAAATGAGTAATCAGACGACGTCACAAGTTTATGCAGATGCGCTGATGATTCGACGAGCGGTGTTTATTGCGGAGCAAAAGATTACGCCAGCCTTGGAATTAGACACCGTTACGCCGGCTACTTGGCACTACGTCTTATATAATGATGCTGGCCAGGCGGTGGCAACCGCCCGGATGACGCCGGTCACTGACCAACAGTTACATATACAACGGGTTGCAACTTTGAAAGCTGCCCGTGGTCACGGTTATGCGCAAGCCATCTTGCAACGAATGATGATGGATGGCCGCCAACAAGGGGCACAGCGCTTAGTCTTAGGTGCCCAAGTTTCGGCGCAAAGTTTTTATGCGCAACTCGGATTTGAACCGCAAGGCGCCCCTTTTGTTGAGGCTGGATTGGCACATCAAACGATGATATTAGCCTTGTAA
- a CDS encoding LTA synthase family protein yields MFTKLRRHVDTRIGFFWLLIFLFWAKTLFAYFVEFSLGVSDILQVLLMLVNPLATTVFLFSLALYIRKTGFYYYILLLIDALNTVLMYANVIYYREFTDFMTVSTITGYSKVNQGLTGSSLALTNWYDFIYWIDIIVLLVLFIFHRIKHDDRPIKKRTAFAYTSVAIAGFALNLTLAESNRPQLLTRTFDRTYIVKYLGLDAFTVYDGIKDEQTNHQRASAKKSELDTVKAFTQSHYAAPNAKMYGIAKGKNVIVIHLESFQQFLIDKKINGQEVTPFLNKLYHSNSTYSFKNFFHQVGQGKTSDAENMLETSTYGLATGSLFAQLGSDNTFQAAPAILNQRAKYSSAVFHGNVASFWNRNNTYKNMGYQYFFDASYFDTTGDKSTGYGLKDKLLFKNSVQYLERLQQPFYVKYITVTNHFPFSMDSEDTDFKTTDTSDSAINGYFQTAHYLDQSVKEFYAYLKKAGLLKNSMIVLYGDHYGLSNSENTTLAPILGKSAKDWTSYDNAQLQRVPFMVNIPGTTGGKIESTYGGEIDVLPTILHLLGISSKRYIQFGTDLFSKDHDQVVAFRNRDFVTPKYTVLSGKIYSNATGEELTATDAVKKAVAKDQTKVNKELSLSDSLNSKNLLRFYTPKGFKKITASNYNYADGLQKEIKIENALKNASTSLYSKNGDKSTTEFYETDAPEATHKKTDSTRIQITNPDDTDSNTSTSSSSSK; encoded by the coding sequence ATGTTTACGAAACTCCGCCGACACGTCGACACGCGGATTGGGTTCTTTTGGTTACTCATTTTCCTATTTTGGGCCAAGACCCTCTTCGCCTACTTTGTAGAATTCTCCCTAGGTGTTTCGGACATTCTACAAGTCTTGCTAATGCTTGTTAATCCGTTAGCAACGACTGTATTTTTATTTAGCTTAGCGTTATACATTCGCAAAACTGGCTTTTATTACTACATCTTATTATTAATTGATGCGCTTAATACGGTCCTGATGTATGCCAACGTAATTTATTACCGCGAATTTACTGATTTTATGACCGTCAGTACCATTACGGGTTATTCCAAGGTTAATCAAGGGTTAACCGGCTCTTCATTAGCGTTAACCAATTGGTACGACTTTATTTATTGGATTGATATTATTGTTTTACTCGTCTTATTCATTTTTCACCGGATCAAACACGATGACCGCCCCATCAAAAAACGGACGGCCTTTGCGTATACTTCTGTGGCAATTGCTGGCTTTGCGTTGAACTTAACCTTAGCCGAATCGAATCGGCCTCAACTGTTGACCCGGACTTTTGATCGCACTTATATCGTCAAATATCTTGGCTTAGATGCATTTACCGTTTATGACGGTATTAAAGATGAACAAACAAATCATCAGCGCGCCAGTGCCAAAAAATCGGAACTCGATACGGTTAAAGCTTTCACGCAGTCGCATTACGCCGCCCCGAATGCCAAAATGTACGGCATTGCCAAGGGGAAGAATGTGATTGTCATTCACTTGGAAAGTTTCCAGCAATTCCTAATTGATAAGAAAATCAATGGCCAAGAAGTGACACCGTTTTTGAATAAGCTCTACCATAGTAATTCAACTTATTCGTTCAAAAACTTCTTCCATCAAGTGGGCCAAGGCAAGACCAGTGATGCTGAGAACATGCTAGAGACCAGTACTTATGGCCTAGCAACTGGTTCCTTGTTTGCCCAATTAGGTTCTGATAATACGTTCCAAGCTGCTCCTGCGATTCTAAATCAACGTGCGAAGTATTCTTCGGCGGTCTTCCATGGCAACGTGGCCAGCTTCTGGAACCGCAACAACACTTATAAAAATATGGGCTATCAATATTTCTTTGATGCCAGTTACTTTGACACGACCGGTGATAAGTCAACCGGCTACGGCTTAAAAGATAAGCTGTTATTTAAGAATTCGGTTCAATATCTGGAACGGTTACAACAACCGTTTTACGTCAAATACATTACCGTCACGAATCACTTTCCATTCAGTATGGATTCTGAAGATACCGACTTTAAAACGACTGACACGAGTGATTCAGCCATTAATGGGTACTTCCAAACCGCCCATTATCTGGATCAATCCGTTAAAGAATTCTACGCCTATCTCAAAAAGGCCGGACTCCTTAAGAATTCAATGATTGTCTTGTATGGCGACCATTATGGGCTCTCTAATAGTGAGAATACGACATTGGCACCCATTCTAGGTAAATCAGCTAAAGATTGGACGTCCTATGACAATGCTCAGCTTCAGCGAGTGCCATTCATGGTCAATATTCCGGGCACCACTGGTGGTAAGATTGAGTCCACTTACGGTGGTGAAATAGACGTCTTGCCGACGATCCTACATTTATTAGGCATCTCCAGCAAACGTTATATCCAGTTTGGGACCGACTTATTCTCAAAAGACCATGATCAGGTCGTCGCCTTTCGGAATCGTGATTTCGTGACCCCGAAGTATACTGTCCTTAGTGGGAAAATCTATAGTAATGCCACCGGTGAAGAGCTAACGGCCACGGACGCAGTCAAAAAAGCCGTCGCCAAGGATCAAACCAAGGTCAATAAGGAATTAAGCTTGTCAGATTCCTTAAACTCTAAAAACCTGTTACGTTTCTATACACCGAAAGGCTTTAAGAAGATTACCGCTTCAAACTATAATTATGCGGACGGTCTTCAAAAAGAAATCAAGATTGAAAATGCGTTGAAGAATGCCTCAACTAGTCTGTATTCCAAGAATGGTGATAAATCAACTACCGAGTTCTATGAAACAGATGCACCTGAAGCAACGCATAAGAAGACTGATTCGACTCGAATCCAGATTACCAATCCGGATGACACTGACAGTAACACCAGCACTTCCAGCAGCAGTTCCAAATAA
- a CDS encoding OFA family MFS transporter, which yields MVKKINRWQVLIASTAILLCTGAVYAFSVFAGPLSASKGWSMSEIMLAFTINSAISPIPMILGGFLTDKGLAKWTIVVGGVMFGLGFFLTGLATSPGMLYLTYGLIGGLGQGLAYSGCLSNTIKLFPDKKGLAAGIITAGMGGAAIIAAPIANSLIQSHDASYAFKVLGVAYLIVVLIASCFIKNTPVNYQPAGWTPTGHQRVAVNQNWVAMLKSPYFYLIFLMMFTGAFSGLMIASNAAVIGQQMFKLTAGTAALYVSLYSLSNCAGRVVWGTISDKFGRNHTLTIILGAVIVAFVILISWVSQFGFALGIIVLGLCFGGVMGVFPPMVMENYGPANQGVNYGIIFCGYSAAAFFGPKVAANMATSNGGDFSKAFYVAIAVAVVGLVLNLIYMRLKKVSVEGKPVGNK from the coding sequence ATGGTTAAGAAAATAAATCGTTGGCAAGTATTAATTGCTTCAACTGCCATTTTGCTTTGTACCGGTGCTGTATATGCATTCAGTGTATTTGCCGGACCATTAAGTGCTTCAAAAGGCTGGTCAATGAGTGAAATTATGTTAGCTTTCACTATTAATTCAGCGATTAGCCCGATTCCAATGATTCTAGGTGGTTTTTTAACCGATAAAGGGTTAGCTAAGTGGACCATTGTTGTCGGGGGTGTCATGTTTGGTTTGGGATTCTTCTTAACGGGTCTCGCCACTAGTCCTGGGATGTTATATCTCACTTATGGATTGATTGGTGGCCTCGGTCAAGGGCTCGCTTATTCAGGATGCTTGAGTAATACCATTAAGCTCTTTCCAGATAAGAAGGGGTTGGCTGCCGGCATTATTACGGCTGGAATGGGCGGTGCTGCGATTATTGCTGCGCCAATTGCGAATAGTTTAATTCAAAGCCATGATGCTAGTTATGCGTTTAAAGTTTTAGGAGTTGCTTACCTAATTGTTGTGTTGATTGCGAGTTGTTTTATTAAGAATACCCCAGTGAATTATCAACCAGCTGGATGGACGCCGACTGGTCATCAGCGTGTCGCGGTTAATCAAAATTGGGTGGCGATGTTGAAAAGTCCGTACTTCTATCTAATTTTCTTGATGATGTTCACTGGCGCTTTTTCTGGGTTGATGATTGCTTCAAATGCCGCTGTAATTGGACAGCAAATGTTTAAATTAACTGCTGGTACTGCCGCGTTGTATGTCAGTCTATACTCGCTAAGTAATTGTGCAGGTCGCGTTGTTTGGGGGACTATTTCTGATAAGTTTGGTCGGAATCATACGCTAACGATCATTTTGGGGGCAGTTATTGTTGCTTTCGTTATCTTAATAAGTTGGGTTTCTCAATTTGGATTTGCCTTAGGGATCATTGTTTTAGGGCTTTGCTTTGGTGGTGTGATGGGTGTTTTCCCACCGATGGTGATGGAAAATTATGGTCCTGCCAATCAAGGGGTTAATTATGGGATTATCTTCTGTGGTTACTCAGCAGCGGCTTTCTTTGGGCCTAAAGTTGCAGCCAACATGGCGACTAGTAATGGTGGCGATTTTTCCAAAGCCTTCTATGTAGCAATTGCAGTTGCGGTTGTTGGGCTGGTGCTTAACTTAATCTACATGCGGTTAAAAAAAGTATCGGTTGAAGGAAAACCAGTCGGTAACAAATAA
- a CDS encoding flavocytochrome c — protein sequence MKFIGIVGTNASKSYNRQLLQFMQTHFAAKATIEILELTDVPLFDESDDQSDSAVIQNFNTKIQTADGVIIATPEHNHSIPSALNSILEWLSFKLHSLDGKPVMIVGASVQSQGSSRAQLHLRQVLDAPGVNASVMPGFEFLLGNAQTAFDDAGNLKASGTVAFLETCFNRFMHFTEIANLLNVPEDLEFKPGTFEVTAKGHNGELPMAVTLSKDRIEDIKIDTTGETAGIADVVFTKIPQEIIDGQTLNVDILSGASITSHGVLDGVAQAVKMAGGNPDILKKRPKPAMVTKVKAAEYHTDLVVVGGGGAGLTAAASALMAHKKVILVEKFPALGGNTVRAGGPMNAADPTWQNQFESIAGESHTLATLAKMDESQIDADYLADFRELKRQINTYLAKGDDYLFDSKLLHRIQTYLGGKRTDLNGTKIYGQYDLVKILTDHALESVKWLEKIGVKFDQTDVTMPVGALWRRGHKPLGSEGFAYISALKQFVEAHDGQIMLETPVQKLIIEDGQVRGVSCKGANGQEVIIHAQAVVLASGGFGANTQMLKKYNTYWTEIDDDIQTSNSPAITGDGIKLGQSAGADLVGMGFSQMMPVSDPDTGELFTGLQVPPQNFVMVNQQGKRFVNEYGSRDELTQAAIDNGSLFYLIADDEIKKTAYNTSQAKLDQQVKAGTLYRDDTLAGLAQQLQMDPAIFTQTIKAYNSYVETGKDLEFGKSAFDLKVEKAPFYATPRKPAIHHTMGGLKIDTQTHVLTKKGQVINGLYAAGEVAGGLHAGNRLGGNSLSDIFTFGRVAGKTAVDEMTK from the coding sequence ATGAAATTTATTGGAATTGTTGGGACAAATGCGAGCAAATCATATAATCGCCAGTTATTGCAATTTATGCAAACTCATTTTGCAGCTAAAGCCACCATTGAAATTCTGGAATTAACAGATGTGCCGCTATTTGATGAATCGGACGATCAATCAGATAGTGCAGTCATTCAAAACTTTAATACTAAAATTCAAACCGCCGATGGGGTCATTATTGCCACCCCTGAACATAATCACTCGATACCGTCAGCTCTAAATAGTATCTTAGAATGGCTATCATTCAAATTGCATTCGCTTGATGGTAAGCCAGTGATGATTGTGGGGGCTTCTGTTCAAAGTCAAGGATCGTCACGGGCGCAGCTTCATTTGCGCCAAGTGTTAGATGCACCGGGGGTCAATGCTTCTGTCATGCCTGGGTTTGAATTCTTATTGGGTAATGCGCAGACGGCTTTTGATGACGCCGGTAATTTAAAGGCCAGCGGGACGGTGGCCTTTCTGGAAACTTGTTTTAATCGGTTTATGCATTTTACTGAAATTGCTAACTTATTAAATGTTCCCGAAGACCTCGAGTTTAAGCCTGGTACTTTTGAGGTCACAGCTAAAGGCCATAATGGGGAACTACCAATGGCAGTGACGTTATCTAAAGATCGGATTGAAGATATCAAAATTGATACTACGGGCGAGACGGCCGGTATCGCAGATGTCGTCTTTACAAAAATCCCGCAAGAAATTATTGATGGTCAAACGCTGAATGTGGACATCCTTTCAGGCGCTTCAATTACCAGTCATGGGGTTCTTGATGGTGTCGCTCAAGCAGTCAAAATGGCGGGTGGTAATCCCGACATTTTAAAGAAACGTCCTAAGCCGGCGATGGTCACTAAAGTTAAAGCGGCTGAGTATCATACTGATTTGGTCGTTGTTGGTGGCGGTGGGGCCGGTTTAACAGCCGCAGCCAGTGCACTGATGGCACACAAAAAGGTCATTCTAGTCGAGAAGTTTCCAGCTTTGGGTGGTAATACCGTTCGAGCAGGGGGCCCAATGAATGCCGCTGATCCAACTTGGCAAAATCAGTTTGAATCGATTGCAGGCGAAAGTCACACCTTAGCGACACTAGCTAAGATGGATGAAAGCCAGATTGACGCTGACTATTTAGCTGATTTTAGAGAATTAAAGCGCCAAATCAACACTTATTTAGCAAAGGGTGATGACTATCTTTTTGATTCTAAACTCTTACACCGGATTCAAACGTATCTCGGGGGTAAGCGGACTGATTTAAATGGAACTAAGATCTATGGGCAATATGACTTAGTTAAAATTCTAACCGACCATGCACTAGAATCAGTTAAATGGCTCGAAAAGATTGGGGTTAAATTTGATCAAACGGATGTGACGATGCCGGTTGGGGCATTGTGGCGGCGTGGACACAAGCCTTTAGGCAGTGAGGGGTTTGCTTATATTTCTGCTTTGAAGCAATTTGTGGAAGCTCATGATGGTCAGATTATGTTGGAAACACCAGTCCAAAAATTAATCATTGAAGATGGTCAAGTTCGTGGTGTGAGTTGCAAAGGTGCCAACGGTCAAGAAGTAATCATTCACGCACAAGCAGTCGTGCTTGCTTCGGGTGGTTTTGGTGCCAATACCCAAATGCTGAAAAAATATAACACGTATTGGACCGAAATTGACGATGATATTCAAACGTCGAATTCACCAGCCATCACAGGGGACGGCATTAAGCTTGGTCAAAGTGCCGGCGCTGATTTAGTCGGTATGGGCTTTTCACAGATGATGCCGGTGTCTGATCCTGATACAGGTGAGCTGTTTACCGGTTTACAAGTGCCACCACAGAATTTTGTGATGGTTAACCAACAGGGAAAACGTTTTGTTAATGAGTATGGGAGTCGAGATGAGTTGACCCAAGCAGCGATTGATAACGGTAGCTTATTCTATCTAATCGCTGATGATGAAATTAAAAAAACGGCTTACAATACATCGCAAGCTAAACTCGATCAACAGGTTAAAGCCGGTACTTTATATCGCGATGACACCTTGGCAGGCTTAGCCCAACAATTACAGATGGATCCAGCAATCTTTACACAAACGATTAAGGCATACAATTCGTACGTTGAGACCGGCAAGGATCTTGAGTTTGGTAAGAGTGCCTTTGATTTGAAAGTTGAAAAAGCACCGTTCTATGCGACGCCAAGAAAACCAGCGATTCATCATACGATGGGTGGCTTAAAGATTGATACGCAAACGCACGTTTTGACTAAAAAAGGTCAAGTTATTAATGGTCTGTATGCTGCTGGAGAAGTTGCTGGCGGCCTACATGCTGGTAATCGTTTAGGTGGAAATTCATTATCGGATATCTTCACGTTTGGTCGGGTTGCTGGTAAAACAGCGGTCGACGAAATGACTAAGTAG
- a CDS encoding NADPH-dependent FMN reductase produces the protein MKFIGIVGTNAVKSANRKLLQFMKTQFNAQVEIEVCEIRGLPAFNQPENRVAPAGITTLAAKIQAADGVIIATPEYDHTIPAPLKSVLEWLSYTTRPLIDKPVMIVGASYGALGSSRAQAHLRQILDAPELKARVMPSEEFLLGHALEAFDDAGNLIDQAKVTELTACFKQFCLFVDITAQLVASQPFQAEKNQRFTWEPTNGGQH, from the coding sequence ATGAAATTTATTGGAATCGTTGGGACGAATGCTGTCAAATCAGCTAATCGAAAGTTATTACAGTTTATGAAAACTCAATTTAATGCCCAAGTGGAAATTGAGGTTTGTGAAATTCGGGGATTACCGGCATTCAATCAACCTGAAAATCGGGTGGCACCAGCGGGGATTACAACCTTGGCTGCTAAAATTCAAGCCGCCGATGGGGTGATAATTGCCACGCCAGAATACGATCACACGATTCCGGCACCTTTGAAAAGTGTTCTGGAATGGTTGTCTTACACGACACGACCATTAATTGATAAGCCGGTTATGATTGTCGGCGCATCATACGGGGCTTTAGGGTCATCACGCGCACAAGCGCACTTACGCCAAATTTTAGATGCACCAGAATTAAAAGCGCGCGTCATGCCAAGTGAAGAATTCTTATTAGGGCATGCATTGGAAGCTTTTGATGATGCGGGTAATTTGATTGATCAAGCTAAAGTCACGGAACTCACAGCTTGTTTTAAGCAGTTTTGTTTATTTGTTGATATTACCGCGCAATTGGTAGCCAGTCAGCCATTTCAAGCGGAAAAAAATCAACGGTTTACGTGGGAACCAACTAATGGAGGGCAACACTAA
- a CDS encoding LysR family transcriptional regulator: MTQFNSPNMLHYLDTLLKYGNYTKAAKSLYISQPYLTQLIQRTEKELAIEIINRQNSPLQLTEAGQLYYQYLSSLETEQATFRKTIAKYSAVKQTVIRIGVLSSLGTYLLPLFLPQYLTAHPQIKVELYEDIPTNNEQKILAGDLDLLIGQNPETISPKLTSYHRGPHGYNAIIPAFSHLYQPDRLLLEPNTVPIKTLLQEKLILTTRGSAIRRQVDYLAHKYKIQPTITLESNNIFTIVNLAKRGLGLTFLPESVQITPQPGIAPNFNIYPLPLDLLSLNYFIAHPADKTLRPAEKELIQTFLEQLTAALN, translated from the coding sequence ATGACCCAATTCAATTCACCCAACATGTTGCACTATCTGGATACGCTACTAAAGTACGGTAATTACACCAAAGCTGCGAAAAGTCTGTATATTTCGCAACCTTATCTCACTCAGCTAATTCAAAGAACTGAGAAAGAACTCGCCATTGAAATTATTAACCGCCAAAATAGCCCCTTACAGCTCACCGAAGCGGGCCAATTATATTATCAATATTTGAGTTCCCTAGAAACTGAGCAAGCCACTTTCCGTAAAACAATTGCAAAGTACTCGGCAGTTAAACAGACTGTTATTCGGATTGGCGTCTTATCCAGTCTAGGAACCTACTTGTTACCCTTATTCCTACCGCAATACCTTACCGCTCATCCACAAATTAAGGTTGAATTGTACGAGGATATCCCAACTAATAATGAACAAAAAATTTTAGCCGGTGATTTAGACTTATTAATCGGTCAAAATCCCGAAACCATTTCGCCAAAGTTAACCAGCTATCATCGCGGTCCTCACGGTTATAACGCTATTATTCCAGCATTCTCGCACTTGTATCAACCAGATCGGCTACTTTTAGAACCTAATACGGTCCCCATTAAGACCTTATTACAAGAAAAGCTCATCTTAACCACGCGTGGCTCTGCGATTCGACGTCAAGTTGATTATCTCGCTCACAAATATAAGATCCAACCGACCATTACGTTGGAGAGCAATAACATTTTTACTATTGTTAATTTAGCTAAACGTGGCTTAGGTCTTACTTTTTTGCCAGAAAGCGTCCAGATTACACCACAACCAGGTATTGCACCTAATTTCAATATCTACCCATTGCCTTTGGACCTCCTCTCTTTGAATTATTTTATTGCCCATCCGGCCGACAAAACACTGCGCCCGGCTGAAAAGGAACTGATTCAAACTTTTTTAGAACAACTGACAGCTGCGCTAAACTAA
- a CDS encoding FAD:protein FMN transferase: MQTGTRTLHLMGTVITIWVAHPQPASLLADAERRLIDYEQRFSANDEQSQLSRLNQQAGLKPMTVDADLFELIQIGTAQSLVPGTALNIAIGPLIKAWRIGFDDAHYPTPAKLKTVLKLIDPHEISLDASKQTVLLKKVGMQLDLGALAKGYFADKIIALFKAQGATAAFINLGGNVLTYGKPPQRAVDYWRVGIQNPFLARGNDAAAVQIKDKSVVTSGIYERQLTWHGQTYHHIFDDQTGYPIKTDLESLTIVSAQSLAGEIWTTRLFNQTPRAIITQLNQVPGIEGLVITKQGELAYTTQLADRIKIAGQ, encoded by the coding sequence ATGCAGACGGGGACTAGAACCTTACATTTAATGGGTACCGTGATTACGATTTGGGTGGCTCATCCGCAACCAGCATCCTTATTGGCGGATGCTGAGCGGCGCTTGATTGACTATGAACAGCGGTTTAGTGCTAATGATGAGCAGTCGCAATTGAGTCGGCTTAATCAACAGGCAGGACTTAAACCGATGACGGTTGATGCAGATTTATTTGAGCTGATTCAAATTGGGACGGCGCAAAGCTTAGTGCCAGGGACAGCTTTAAACATTGCGATTGGTCCGCTCATCAAAGCGTGGCGGATTGGCTTTGATGATGCCCATTATCCGACCCCCGCCAAGCTTAAAACAGTGCTTAAGCTAATTGATCCTCATGAGATTAGTTTAGATGCCAGTAAACAGACCGTGTTACTCAAAAAGGTCGGCATGCAGCTGGATTTAGGGGCGTTAGCGAAAGGCTACTTTGCGGATAAAATAATTGCGCTATTTAAGGCACAAGGAGCAACGGCCGCATTTATCAACTTGGGTGGTAATGTGTTAACTTACGGCAAGCCACCACAGCGAGCCGTCGATTACTGGCGCGTTGGGATTCAAAATCCGTTCTTAGCGCGAGGTAACGATGCGGCGGCGGTTCAGATTAAGGATAAATCAGTGGTGACTTCGGGAATTTATGAACGTCAATTGACGTGGCATGGTCAGACTTATCATCACATTTTTGATGACCAGACCGGCTATCCAATTAAGACGGATTTAGAAAGCTTGACGATTGTCTCAGCGCAATCTTTAGCGGGTGAGATTTGGACGACCCGTTTGTTCAATCAAACGCCCCGGGCGATTATCACGCAATTAAATCAAGTTCCGGGAATCGAAGGCTTGGTCATTACTAAGCAAGGTGAACTGGCTTATACGACCCAATTAGCTGATCGAATCAAAATAGCTGGTCAATAA